CGCGCACCTGGTCCAGCGCGGCGCCGCAGGCCTGCCGACGTTCCTCGAGGTCCGACTGGTGGTTATGGCCATCATAGCCGTGCAGGCCGCCGGGCGTGATGCCGGGGAGGCGGTCAAGCAGCGCATAGAGCTCGAGCGCTTCCGTGCCGGCCGCTATACCGGTGCGGTGCTGGCCCACGTCGAAGTCCAGCAGGACGTCGATGGTCACACCGGCGCCGGCGGCTGACGCCGACAGCGCCTCGGCAGCGCCCGCATCGTCCACCATGGTGCGGAAGGTCGTCCCGGGATAACGGCCGGCGAGGTCGACCAGGCGTCCGATGTTGGGCCCGATCATCTGATAGGCGATGAAGACGTCCTCCACGCCCATATCCGCCAGCATCCGCGCCTCGTAAATCGTGGCGCACTTGAACTTGTCGATCCCGGACGCGCGCTGCATCTCGATGACGGCTCGCATCTTGTGGGTCTTTATGTGGGGACGCAGGCGTTCGGGGCCGCCCGCGATCTCCAGGGTCCGGTCGATGTTCACCTTCAGCCGCTCCCGGTAGACCAGCATGGACGGGCTGGGAATCTCATCGACATTGGCTACGAGGTATCGGGGATCCATGGGGGCTCCTATTGTAGCTTCCCGCGCGCCGCGATGTCCCACACGGATTCAACCGTGCCGTCGCGCACGCCGTAGAACCGGTCGTGGAGGTTGATCGTGGTGCAGCAGTGGCTCGGGACGATGTGGAACTTGTCGCCCGGCCTGAGCGTGCAGGACGCGCCGGGCAGTTCGATCTTGACGTGTTCCTCGGACTGGCGCAGGATCGATGCGCCTTCCACGCCGCGGACGGTCTGCAGCCCCATGTCGTTCGTCATGGTCTTCAGGCCCGCGTCGGCGACGGCGAGTTCGTCGCCGGGCCGGCTGACGATGGTGGCGTAGATGGTGAGCGCGCAGTCGAACTCGGGAATGCGTTGCTGGTAGGTACCGTCCATCAGGATATAGGACCCCGCCTGCACTTCGTTCACCCCCGGGAACGTCCCGGTGACCTTGTACGTCCCCGTGCCGCCGCCGCTGACCAGGTCCACGGCCAGGCCCCGCTCGCGGATGTAGTCGGCCGTCTGAGTCAGCATGGTCATGGACTCCCGGCAGCCCGCGTACCGTTCCTCGTCATTCGGGTTGCCTATGATGTGGCCCTCGTAGCCCATCACCCCGCGGAAGACGACACCCGGATGCCGGTCGATGGCCTGGGCGAGTCGCCACGCGGGTTCGCCGGGCGGCACGCCGCAGCGCTCCATGCCCACGTCGACCTCGATGATCATGTTCACCCGGGTGCCGGCGGCCAGCGCCGCGTCGGAGATCTCCCGGACGTTTTCTTCATGGTCCGAGGCGACGATGACGTCCGAATGGCGCGCGAGAGCGACCAATCGGTCGATCTTGACCCGTCCTACCACCTGGTTGGCCACGAGGATGTCGCGAATGCCCGCCGCGGCCATGACCTCGGCCTCGCCCAGCTTGGCACAGGTAACGCCCCGGGCGCCGGCCTCGATCTGCCGGTGGGCCAGGACCGGCGTCTTGTGCGTCTTGGTGTGGGGCCGCAAGAAGGCGTCCTTGTCGGCGAAGAACGCCGCCATGCGGGCGATGTTGCCTTCCATCAGGTCCAGGTCGATCACCAGGGCCGGGGTGTCGATGTCTTCCATCGGACTGCCGGGACGGGCCATCAGGCGTACTCCGGATTACTCGATGGATGCGCGCAGGTTAGCGTATGGTAGCGTATGGTCAATGTATAGCCGACGCGACTGCGGCATTCAGCGTATTGTCAAATTATAGCCGCCCGCACCGGTCAGGTACAGCGTAAACTAACCCTGGCTGCGACCGCCAACCGCCGTTCAGTGCACCGGAGGAATCGCTTACCAATCCCTCGAATCCGGCACGGCCAGCGAACGGCCATTTTCGGCGATGGACTGCTGGCTGACGAGGCCGGGCAGGGTCATGTCCATGGCCTCGTGCAGGCCGATGGACGGCTTGCGCCGGCCTTCCGCGGCTTCGATGAATTCGACCAGTTCGTAGTAGTCGCTCCCGCCGTGCCCGGCGCCTTTCGCGGCCGCCGCCCCCATCCAGTCGGGCAGGAACTCCTCCTCCAACTCGTGAAGGTCCATCCACGTGTTTTCGTCCTCGCACCAGGACCGCAGCCAGATACGGTACGGCTGTCCCTTTCCGCGGGCCGACTCGTAGCAGCCGTCGGTCCCCTGGATCTGGTAGTTGGTCAGCGCGTGGGGCCGGTCGGACGTGAGGTCCATGCGGATCTTGGCCAGGCCGCCGCCCGCCATCTTGCAGAGCATGACGCTCGTGTCCTGGGCGTAGGGCTTGCCCTCCGCGTCCAGGTAGTGATGCCCGCTGCCGTGACAGGTCACGTACGCCACGCGGTCGTCGAACCACTGGAGGATGGGTCCCAGGCTGTGGGTCCCGTAAGTGATGCCGTCGATGCCGGACTGCCAGTGGCGGCGCCATACCTGCCCGGACGGAAGTCCCCGGGCCGCCAGGCGATGCTCGTCGTATCCCTTGAGCTCGTGGAGGTACTCCCCTTCGGCGTAGTAGGGCCTGCCGAAATGTCCCGCTTTCACGAGCGCCTTCACCAGCACGTTCTCCCGGATGTAGGTATAGTTTTCGCCCATCATGTACACGCGGCCGGAGGCCTTTGCCGCCCGGACGATCCCCCGGCACTCCTCGACCGAGACCGCCGCCGGGACCTCGCTGAATACGTGCAGTCCCCGGTCCAGCGCGACGATGGCCTGAGGCGCGTGCAGCGGCATGGGCGTGGCGATGATCACGCCGTCCAGATCGGACCGATCGAGCATCTCGCCGTAGTCGGTGTACTGTTCCGAGGCGCCCAGCAGCTCCGCGGTGGCGGGCAACGCCCCGGTGTCGACGTCGCACACGGCGTGGACGCGGACCCGCGGGAGGGCGTCGCAGGCGGCGCGGAAGCTCATGCCCCGGCCGCATGCCCCGGCGATGCCCAGGTGGAACTGTTCGTGACGAGGGTTCATAGCCGATCTCTTTCAGGATCGTCAGGCCGGACAGTCAACTCACCAGCGTGGCGATCCGCCGCATGCACACCGCCAGGAAGATCTCCTGCGCGCCGGGCAGGTCCTGGTGGGCGTCGCTTTCGATGAAGTGGTTCATGGTCATGATTATGAGATACACCGACAGGGTGTCAAGGGCACTCTGTTCCACGACGGGGTGGCTGTCGCGAATGAGCGCCGCGAGCAACCGGGCCTGTTCCATCATGGCCGGCACGTCGTTGCGTTCATAGGCCCGGGTGAACAGCGCGAAGAGGCTTTCCACGCTCCGGCGGGTGTCTTCGGGGACGGCCTTCGAATCGGTAAACCGGGAAACGGTCCGCTTGATCATGCGCTCCAATTCGCCGTAGCGTTCGTTTTCTTCCATGGACAGCAGCTTGTAGAAGCGGTCGCCGGCCCCCAGCGTCCGGCAGATGTTGTTGAGCAGTTGCAACCGCACCGCGGGCGACGTGAAGGAGCCCAGCCGGTCGAAGGTCGGCTTGATGATGCGGTAGTCCTCGCGGTGGCTCAGGGCCTCCACGAGCGTGGGGAAAGTCAACGGGTCCACGTTGTTCGAGAAGTGCCAGAACAGCAGTTCCTGCACGTCGTCGCCTTCCATCTGGCCCAGTCCGGAAATGGCGCTGATCCGCACCCTGGGATCTTCGTCCTCCAGGGCCTCGACCAGCGGGTCCACCGCCCTGGCGTGTTTCAGCTGGCCCAGGGCCTCGGCCGCCTCGCTGCGGATGTCCGAGGAAGGACTCTCGAGTTCCCTGATGAGGGTATCCACCGCCGCTTCCGAGCCGGTTTCCCCCAGCGCCCGCGCGGCCTGCCGTCGCACCTTGGAACTCGCGTCGGACAGGGCCTGGACGAGGTGGTCGATGGCCATGGGATTCCGGGACCGGCCCAGCCTGTAGGCCGCCCGCGCGCGCCGGTCTTCGGCCGTGGCTACGTTGAATACGATGTAGTTGAAGGTGTAGCTCAGCAGGTTGCCGCGGAACATGTTCGACAGGAGCTGCTGGGACGAGATGGAGCGGGAGTCGCGTACCGGCCGGAGCAGGAACAGCGGCACGAAACGCATGATCCCGCTCAGGAAGAACAGGAGATTGATGTCCTGGATCAGGAATCCGGCCACGGTGAAGCGGACCCCGGCCAGCGAAGCCACCAGGATGCCTCCCAGGAGCGGCCCGGCGGCGTAGAGCAGGTTGATCGACGTGGACCACGAGGCCATGTAGGCGACCCGTTCGTCCTGGTTCTCCTTCGGGAGCAGCGCGTACTGCAGGGGCGTGACGCCCAGGTTGATGCCGCCCATGATGAGACCGGAGAGCAACATGGCGACGGCGACCATGGCGTGGTTACCGG
This DNA window, taken from Gemmatimonadota bacterium, encodes the following:
- a CDS encoding Gfo/Idh/MocA family oxidoreductase, yielding MNPRHEQFHLGIAGACGRGMSFRAACDALPRVRVHAVCDVDTGALPATAELLGASEQYTDYGEMLDRSDLDGVIIATPMPLHAPQAIVALDRGLHVFSEVPAAVSVEECRGIVRAAKASGRVYMMGENYTYIRENVLVKALVKAGHFGRPYYAEGEYLHELKGYDEHRLAARGLPSGQVWRRHWQSGIDGITYGTHSLGPILQWFDDRVAYVTCHGSGHHYLDAEGKPYAQDTSVMLCKMAGGGLAKIRMDLTSDRPHALTNYQIQGTDGCYESARGKGQPYRIWLRSWCEDENTWMDLHELEEEFLPDWMGAAAAKGAGHGGSDYYELVEFIEAAEGRRKPSIGLHEAMDMTLPGLVSQQSIAENGRSLAVPDSRDW
- a CDS encoding MFS transporter, translating into MIRYYSDYKWISGNASHDSRFFFYILDDTGTAHLFCGAFRGTRERGRRAYRGTRSQSRPKHRDHGTTSTDRPTEQPNMLSRGEVNRSLRSFIVVRGLWGAWGQMVGTNTAVFAGFVLSLGLDASDIAFYSAIASILAPVQIISSLFSKSIENKKRWVVWNGVLEALFRGLMITIPFLFVESLHQRMLLIFLVAGLTAGYIYTPFYSSWVAGTVPENIRARFTSRQTIVNSLVGAAVGVMTGRFVDWFPDEEKLMAFVVVFVVGTLCGAAGPLYLRRTPYPTRVDETETRNPLRHLLQPFRDRNFRRLVTFYASWQFALGLSGPLFSVFMLDRLGFGYTAISLLSALGTLATIAGYRAWSVIIDRFGSKPVLQILIIPGALNAFLWGLCQPGNHAMVAVAMLLSGLIMGGINLGVTPLQYALLPKENQDERVAYMASWSTSINLLYAAGPLLGGILVASLAGVRFTVAGFLIQDINLLFFLSGIMRFVPLFLLRPVRDSRSISSQQLLSNMFRGNLLSYTFNYIVFNVATAEDRRARAAYRLGRSRNPMAIDHLVQALSDASSKVRRQAARALGETGSEAAVDTLIRELESPSSDIRSEAAEALGQLKHARAVDPLVEALEDEDPRVRISAISGLGQMEGDDVQELLFWHFSNNVDPLTFPTLVEALSHREDYRIIKPTFDRLGSFTSPAVRLQLLNNICRTLGAGDRFYKLLSMEENERYGELERMIKRTVSRFTDSKAVPEDTRRSVESLFALFTRAYERNDVPAMMEQARLLAALIRDSHPVVEQSALDTLSVYLIIMTMNHFIESDAHQDLPGAQEIFLAVCMRRIATLVS
- a CDS encoding DSD1 family PLP-dependent enzyme; amino-acid sequence: MARPGSPMEDIDTPALVIDLDLMEGNIARMAAFFADKDAFLRPHTKTHKTPVLAHRQIEAGARGVTCAKLGEAEVMAAAGIRDILVANQVVGRVKIDRLVALARHSDVIVASDHEENVREISDAALAAGTRVNMIIEVDVGMERCGVPPGEPAWRLAQAIDRHPGVVFRGVMGYEGHIIGNPNDEERYAGCRESMTMLTQTADYIRERGLAVDLVSGGGTGTYKVTGTFPGVNEVQAGSYILMDGTYQQRIPEFDCALTIYATIVSRPGDELAVADAGLKTMTNDMGLQTVRGVEGASILRQSEEHVKIELPGASCTLRPGDKFHIVPSHCCTTINLHDRFYGVRDGTVESVWDIAARGKLQ
- a CDS encoding D-TA family PLP-dependent enzyme, giving the protein MDPRYLVANVDEIPSPSMLVYRERLKVNIDRTLEIAGGPERLRPHIKTHKMRAVIEMQRASGIDKFKCATIYEARMLADMGVEDVFIAYQMIGPNIGRLVDLAGRYPGTTFRTMVDDAGAAEALSASAAGAGVTIDVLLDFDVGQHRTGIAAGTEALELYALLDRLPGITPGGLHGYDGHNHQSDLEERRQACGAALDQVRAFQARLESRGLPVPRRVMGGSISFPCYAPAEDVEPSPGTSVFWDWGYSSRFPDLPFEAAALLLSRIISVPTPTRVTLDLGNKSIASDPAGQRGIPWNLPGAEPGLHNEEHWIMDCPDSSGLSVGDPIYVFPTHVCPCTALHRQVYVIDGDGRCREQWTVDARNRE